The DNA sequence GATTGAGCAACATTAATTTTCCCCTAACAATATAAACTGccctcctacccctcccctaagccagcatTAACGcgtacttctcacttagggcaaaatgtaggcttaggggaggggtaggtgggcagtttcctagtaGCGTATCATGATCCACAATATCAATACGTaaccaagagaaaaggttataaCAATTAATAAAATGTCACCATAAgttgatcttttgtcaaattctctgttttaattttgtaaagCCATACATGAAGAAAAAGTCTGGAGATTTTATTTGTCTCTGGATATTGGGTCTTCGTAGTACACAACagataaatagagaataatacatggtcgcgcggaaatatggaatttatcttcgagtgttcacatcgatatcgaacgagtgagcgcagcgaacgagtgagatatcgaatgtgaacacgagaagataaattccatatctccaagcgtccatgtattattctgtttattatataaacaagaatcagccattccataaaccaaaaccatgccatatagtcgagaacccgataaatgtaattcattgtttaaaataccccagtgtaaactcggagctctacagagtacagtaaaaaaataaatacaaatattaaaaatgtccggtatcttgttcaaaatataaaagacaagataaatggttaaaatgttctcaaactatcaaatatcaataatttcacatgtaaaaatatcgtatttttacgtgtgttcagataccacatttctcggtggtagaaatccttgtaaaacactgcagtttatataataataagttttattttaaCATCGCAATATGATCTTGTTACTTATCtgatatttatttcaaatttttaataaCCTGCGAGTTCAGCTTCCTCTCATTACCCCCGTTTCAGGGGACGTTAGCGAGAGTCTGGTTAAAATTGTTGTCATGCTTTGCTACTGCTTCCAGGCTTCAACTTTGAACCTTGTCAGGTATTGTTTTGACTTGAACgattatctgtttttttttttcccctttatttTCTAGGACAAACAAAATGGTGTTTTGAGTTCAACAGAACCTTCTAAACAGCCATCAAAGGCCAGCAGAGCGTATGAGGAACCGGAAACGCCCATCAACCAAAGGACGTTAACTAAGGCTACTACTCCTCCTGTAACTATAAAGAATTTCTTTAAACCGAAGACTGTTGAACGAGCGCCTGAGAGTAATAAAAGTACATCAGAAGATCAGGATGTTAAGGAAAAGAGCGGGGAAAATGACTGCAATGAGATCGAAAATCAAGAAATCGAGAACAACGTCAAAAACAGCACGGATGACAAACAAGCAACGACCAAAGTAAGTAAGAAGGAAGTCAAATCAATTTACTTTAGATCGAAGGGAAGAGAAAAGGAAGAGCTCCCGGAAAATAAAGGACCTTTCAAAGGTGCTGCTAAGTGTAATGGTCTTGTGCGCCACCTTTCGGAGCCTCTTTCGAAAGAGGACCTTCAAGGAAAGAACTCTTTGAAACGAACTAGTTCTGAATCGTTGTCAAGGGCGATTAAGCGACAGAAGCAATCGAGCATTTTGTCTTCGTTTGGGAAAAGGACTGACAAAGATTCTAAGGACCAAATGGAGAAGGAAATTCTCTGCCCTGTTTGTGGGGAGAAATTTGCGAGCGGCTTGAAAAATTCTGATATCAACGAACACATCGATAATTGTCTCATTAAATCATAATGAAAATGAATACTAGTTATTTTTGAATCACAATATAACATAATTAGCAATAGTATTGTTACATGAAACTGATATAAATTTAGTTATGAAATTATAACACGTTCATGGttctgcagttttttttttttttttatcgaaatCTTTTCAAAGAAACAAGCCTATACTACATCCCTCTGATTCTGCACTAAAACCTGTGTCAATCCGTGGATTTACACTCCCATGTACAGTCGTACTCCGCTTtgcggacacccgcttaatacggacaccatcATTATTACAGACGGTTTTCTttatccctggggaaagaaagcccttacattttctctaacaTTTGTCtcgaattttcttttacttgaggacggctaaaaatttgtAGATGACCTTTCCATTCtggtacaattttcgaagcttatcttataaattctccacgattttctgaaattttatttttcacattttactttcCAAGCTAGActgtttttcgtagaaaaaaggaaccTAAACTTTTCGGTTTCAAAAATGTGGTGgcgagaggaatcagaaaatttctcactttcgtaatgagtcaaatttcatctaaaatttcGGAAAAATAACTACTCAAGcctttgtaatttcgaaaagactcaagttcctcaagcatgaccaaacagatacaaattttacgcgccgtttagaatgcatttctagatatctaaaaagtactctggatagcctaaaaagtgttgtcaatgtatttaggaggaaaccatcgttgggtACCCCCGTTAATAACTTATTTCTTTCTGTAAACGGCAAAACTagcaaacaaaatgaaaaaacctGTACTAACTAGAATTTTGTCAGCCTCAAATCGGCagaaaagtaagaatttttacttatttatttgcCAGGAAAAAAACATAATGATATACATACAGACATGCAATATAttataaaaaatgttatttaaagatGAAAGATACGTAAATTGtaagtaaaagaattaaaagtatttttcgGACGAGAAAGTTCAAACATAAGCCTTGGGGCTTATTATATGAAGAATATTCAGTCCGTGGGTCGGAAAATATCATTCCAAAAATAGAGTGTTTTTGTCGATAACACAAGCGTCAATTTTGTTGTCGACAAACCACAACTCTTTTTTCCTCGTCTGTGTGACAATCTTTGACAAGTCACGCTAATATCATCGCCCCTTTCTcgacaaataaaaataacttcCCGCACATTGCGGTTTACTAAGTTGCAGCTTACTATTTGTAAGTAACTTGTAAGAAAATAGTAATCGAAATCTTTGGACCACAGAACTCTTtgacagttttgttaaaaatcccAAACTGTCGGTAACCTAGGATCGTTGCTATTTAAAGAGTTCATGGTCTCAAAAGTTAATACGCACTTCGAGTCCTTAGTAACTGTCAAGCGTGATCATTCGAACAATGGGTATTGAAAtaccaaattatttttttaaatgattttttgttttccattttgagCTAATGCGCTCATATGATTAAAAACGATAAAGTCAGGGACGAAGAATTATACCCATATTTTTCTATTCTTGACTTTTATCGTCAAAAATTGAAACTCTTCGTCGTTCCGTGGTTTCTATTGTTGGTCGCGTGATATGCGAGAGCAGACAATAAATCTGAGACACACGAACCATTAGACGACCTTGAATAAATCAgtctcgcctaaatagaagatGGCGCTCACGCTTAGTTCGCTGGTAACCAATGTGAAATCGGCCTTCCAAAGCCACTCAGGATCCATAAGAAACACAACTGTCGCCTTGCTGGTGTTTGGCCTGAATGCCGTCGTACAGAGTGAAGATTTCTTCCAGTGTCCTCCAGACAACTTTGTTTTCTACGCCAGCTGTTTCTTCATCATTcctgctttgtttttgtttatagcGACAATTTTTCTTCACAGCGGATTTTGGGACCATGTTCGTGGATGCTGTTATTACGAAGTTCCGTACAAGCGAGGAGCAAAACGGTactgctgttgtttgtttccAAGATGGCCTTGCAGCAAAGCTCTTGTGGAAATCGTATTCCAAAGTTCTCTGTCTGGGTTCATGTGGATTTTCTGGGCGCTCTTACAGCGTGACTATTACATCTGCGCCGCTCTCGGAGGAACGAAAGCAGCTAAATTAATCAATGCCTCAGCCGCGCAAAAGTTACAAATCGAAGCAGATTACGCGAACGCGGGAAGAAATTCACAGACGGCAGCGTTGCTCTTGCTAGCTGGAGCGTTACTTACAGGTTTCGTTGTTGTTTCAGTCCAGCGATGCTGTTATCAGCGTGAGTTCGGCACTTTACCGAGTCCGTACCAGTATAAGAAGCTCGAGTCAGAAGCTGCTGTGGAGGCCTTTAAACTGAACATGGAAAAACTCGCGAAAGGGCAAGGCAAGAGGCGTGCAGATATGTACTTTGCGACCATGAACAAGAAAAACCCGTCTGACATCCTTAAGAGTGCCTATGAAAATCTCGTCGCTGTGAACAAATTTGACGAAGCGTTTCCATCTTTGGAAGATTATCAGGAGCTCCAAGCACAGGCGGCTGTCACGGCCTTTAAGGAGCGAGTTCAgcaagaaggaaaacaaaaagttgagcTGACTTTCGTTGACACAACGTGGCGCGAATACGAAGAGACCGACGCATTCGCGCTGGTCACCAGCGCACACGAGGCAATGGCCGAACGCTATCCGCGGTCAACCGGCGACAGGACACAACCGTACGTGAAAGAAAAGACCGAAGAGCATGGCGAAGTATTACATACTCTGAATAGTCGAGGAAGAGTTTCTAATATTGAAATGTTCTAAAGGAAGTTTACTGGAGCACAGCTTTCTTTCAACACGCTGACAAGAGTTTATAAAGCAAAGTCAAATTTAATCTGAGGTGTAACAGAGTTCGCCTGTACGCAGACAAAACATAGAATGACCGGGAACTGACTTCCTGCTGGATATCTGACGTTGCTGGCAATTTAACACACATGCTATACTCCTGAAAGTACCTTTGAATTGTTTCACACAGTGTTTACAGCATGCAAAATGTGCAATGCCAGAACATGACATGCCAGCATCAAGAAGGGTTAATGTCTAAGGGCTGGTGTTTTGTACCTGTGGTCCAGAATTTCATTTAATTGGACATTttgaatacagtaaaaacccacgagtaagaacctacattttccagggttagcctaaacaggttcctacataaatggtagttaacgtaaatttaggctatctaggttcttaataggttcttaatttcttgTAAAAAATTATGTCGTTGCTAAGAAGATTTTAGTGATCAGCACGCTTAAGTTTTTATACCTAATGATTGCTTATATTTTAATATGACCACAATAGAGATCTATTCTcacatgaattttaatttcttgagtcaaaacAACTTAATATGCATGTCATAATTTTTAACATTAGAATTGACATATAGCAACTACTCATTCAGATTGATCATACATTTATTATACCATTtctgaaaataagaacctttctCCAAATTTTAGGCTTAAGAGGTTCCTATATAGAGGGGGTCTAAATTGCAAATTGTAGCCTAACAAGTTCTTAAATCTTAGGTTCTTACTCGTGGGTTTTACTGTATACCAGCAAATCTAAgacagaatttcattttttgaatcATTTTTTGATCTTTCATCAAAAACTTGTGGCAGGGCGGCATCTGGTAAAAACATGTAATTAGAAAGCATATTTTCAAAGTGAGACTTTGTGCAAGTATTTCTTCTCAATGCTAAGggacaaaatactttttgttataaaactacaaaaacttaaaaagaaagTTTCATTATGCCATCCTTCACAAAGAAATGAACacatcaaaatgtggtaaacaaAAAAACCAAGCAGGACGGAGTGTTCGTGTTGAGCAGTCATTTTTAATTTGACGTTTAAAAGAAGGTGAGAATTAAGTGAGAAATAAGACAGCAGGCAAGATTATCTTTGGTGACGGTGTTTACTTAGCTATTAAAGATTTGCTAAATCAGTTGAAGTCGTTTAAGCCAATCCAAGCTTTCGACTTCCTCTGGAGCATGGGTCACGCAAGTAATGAACGATAATCGGCGGTTACCGTGATTATTAACGTAGCGCCGGTTATTGCGAGAGTGTTTGAAAAGGTTGGTTATCTTTTCCACGCGAAGGAGTCGTCCGAGAATAGTCTTGCGCCTTCGCAGTTTGCGTATAGAGACGGAGGCTGTTGCACTAATGCTTTATTGACTATTCAGCACAGGGTTCTTAGTTTTCTTGATAATTCTGCTTGCAAAGGGGTTAGACTCTTCTGTATGGACTTTAGTTCTCTCTTGATATGGTGAAGCAGGTCTTACTCGCTGATAAGCTTAAAAGTTGTGTTCCCAATCCTTATATTCAGAATTGGTGTCTTAGTTTTCTTTCTGATTGGCAACAAAGAGTTGTATATAATAACAGCTTCTTCGGAGATTGGAAAGATGTCAACAAGGGTATGACCCAAGAGTCTGTCAATGTTTTCCTGAATGATCTTAACATTCAATTAGAAGGTGTTGACATACTTTTTAAATATGTTGATGACACGAATATTGTAATCCCGTTGTGGAAAGATGGAGTTGATCAGTCAACGGAAGTGGTGGGCAATTTTTTAGGTTGGTCTGAAAAAAACTCCATGTCATGTAATCCTGGAAAGAGCAAAGACCTCACCATGCGTAAAAAAGGGTTTGTAGAGGAACTGTGTAAAATACATAACCTTCCGCAATGCAGCGAGCTTAAACTATTAGGTGTGATATTCCAGTACAATTGTAAACACGTAAGTCACGTACGTGAAAAGCTTGTTAAGGCTAATAAATGCCTGCACGTAGTAAGAACTCTTCGGTAAGAGGGGTACAATCAGGAGGAGCTGGATTATATGTTTCAATCAATTGTTATGGCTAattttttgtatgttttatCGGTGTACGGAGCCTCCTCTTCTGATCTTAACAACATACACCAGTTTTCAGGTAAGTGCTATAAAAACGCGGGTATATATCGAGGAAATTGAATGTAAGGGAGCTTCTTGAAAGATCAGATTGCCGTATTTTTAGAAAGGCATTGAGAACAAATTCGCCCCTTGTGCCGGAAGATTTTACCAGAAAGGAATTTCACCAATTACGCGCTAAGAAAACCATGCTTTTATCATCCTATAGTAGCAACAGAGCGCTTCAGATCGTTTTATGTGAATAAAGTTACCTTTAGCTATGATATTAATTCCTTGATGTAAATAGATGATGAATAATTGTTCTAAGAgctcttaactttttttttgatttgtttaacttgtaacttgagatatgtatttttatcttttgaatttattagacATCTACtactaacaaaaacaaatttcagtaCTAAATTTACAgctcaaaattgcaaaataccATTCCACAGTACTACGTTTACACTATTCtgcaaaaacgaaaaggatACAATATAACAGAAAACTACTCTAGTGAATTACAGctcaaataatttatttacaaACTACAAAAAGACAGCACTAGATACATACTGACTATCTTAGATTGGTCAGAGCACACTCGTTCATCTTTAATCACAGGGAGTCCAGGCTCACAACAGTCTCCTCGAGGCCAAGTTATTATTGTATCGTAATTGTATCATAAGTTCGAAAATACATGGAAACAAATTCGGCTTCTCAGTAGGTGAGaaacctgaaagaaaaaaatagaaacttGCCAAAATAGCATTCATAGGGCagtagagtgattttacttaacccgtgaaataggtcgttctcttcttttgtttacctctTGCTATTTTGCACTTTTTGTTAGTATGTTTCACgattcaagtaaaatcactctaaacaGAGCAAGgcggagcaagggtggcgcagtggtgagagcactcgcctcccaccaatgtggcccgggttcgaatcctggcgtcgacgccataagtgggttgagtttgttgttggttctctcccttgctccgagaggtttttctccgggtactccggttttcccctctccttaaaaaccaacactttcaaattccaattcgatctggaacgcacggacacgtttcaacgagttcttatgaactccttagtgatccgtgggtaaacaaattacaatttacaatttacaatttttagaaagaaaacgtcACAACGACACCTCTTGACAAGGTATGTGCATTAAAATGACTGTTAATGTGCATTTCCACAGATTAATCGAACTCACCATAAATTCCCATGCAAAGCCTTTTTCCTTGGAGGAGTCTGATGTGAGCATGGGTGCCCTCTGCTTCAATTAACACGATTCAGTTACTACCACAATAGGCGGCGGGACATGTAGTCGCTGTGCCGTTAAGATAATAAACGATGTAAGAACTACAgtttcttacttttataaaagcCGAGGAATGGCAACAGTTCGGCTGCACACCGACATCTTTGAAACAAACCTTTCTTGTTACTCTGCCATCGCTCGCTGAAGGATGATCTCCATCTAGCCAACCAGGCTTAACTGTTCCGCAGGCGTCCATGGCAGGACAAGAAGTACGCATTGTTGTTCCTGCGTCGTTCGTGAAACGGTACCAGTTAGGTACAAGTTCATTATCGCATAAAGTCCAAAGTGTCTGTGAACTTCTCCTCGAGTGCGTCAGTTTGAGGTAGTTTTGACATTCTAAACAGTGTTATCAAGAATGAAAAACGCAAACAAAGGGTATGGTAATACATGTCAACTCAATGAATTTGAACATAGTTAGAGAGGAGATTGGTTATAAAAGCCGGCAAagatcaaagttgaaaacaacggtgctgtagtttatgttggaagctccctgaccgtgcacaatccttagttttttttgttgttgttcacattgtaactgaataaattaatgcgatgtttctattggcCAGtgagttcaaaatgataggaattcaaCGTTGTGCAcagtcaggtccaaaaaagccaacaaaaacGTTCAACAAAAgagtctaacgggtttcataaccactCTACTTCATTATAACCACGGTTTgaaacagtaataataataataataataataataataataataataataataacaaaacaataattcaAATAGAACAAAATATGTTTAAGAACCCCAGCTGGTAGGAGGCGAACCAATTAGTCtaagctggctatttacaagcgtggccgaggttTTGAACGcgggactaccgtgaacaaatccagttaGAGGTCAGGGCGGGGCTTGAACTCAGGGCTTccggattacaagtccagcACTCTAACccctcggccacgctgcctccacGCTCCTCAACACTGCCTCCTACGTGGCAGGCGCGCttggtgttttttgttttgttttttttggtaatttttttataGATCCTCCTCTCTTTTTCTCCCCTCGTGAGCGTGCGCGCGTACCCTCGAAATTTCTCCCTTCGCCCTAAGAAAACAGGCTATTCGAAACAAAGGAGGTAATTTTTAAACCAGGGATAAATTTTAACCACaacaggcgcggatctaggataaatacttaCCGATTTCCCCCTCGCGTTCTGGAGAAAAGTGGTCTCACCAGCCAAGATTTAGTTAAGATTTATTGCGACCTCATAACATAAGTACTAGAGTATGTTTCTCTTATATCCGTGTATTTCAGTCCGGTTACGATAATTAATACGTTGCTGGCCAGATTAGTTCAGttgtaaaacgtttttcattatttctcAGGATTTTTTGGGCTGTCAAGCCAGACCAGCCGATTCCTGATGTACAGCAATGACAGGTTTTAACCAAAACTCTCGAGAAACGCCtctatttctttttcagaatgACTTTATAGGTCCGGTAGTCCAGTTTTACGTTTGGTAGGCAGCCTTGAACGGGTTAGCTATCATCTTTCCTTGTTTACGAGGAGGCATATGTATAGCTGGCGGAATTGTTTTTGCGCTAGTGAGAGCTTAGGCGGCTTTTGCCGCGAGAAGCGAGCGCCAAAGGGATCTCAAAGCGTCTTCTCCCCATTCTCTGCACGGCATCAAAGCTCCTCTAACTTTGTTAATTCGCACTAACGATCCTGCCGGCTACGCAGGTTAATAAATACACCGTGGCACATCACTTCTGTAAGACGTCTTTCAACTCTTTTCCTGGTTATTGATTTAAACTGAAACACTGAGTCTCGTGTTTATTGCAACTTTGACTTTGCGCTTAAAAGACTGGGACGCCGTTGTGTCGAATTGAACTCTGGGACTGGTTGGGGGGACGAATTTTTACCTGGGGTGCCTActatttacacaaaccacccgagATTTCCCATAAAAGAAGCGAAAAAGTAGGACAGAACACCGTCCTagataaaact is a window from the Porites lutea chromosome 10, jaPorLute2.1, whole genome shotgun sequence genome containing:
- the LOC140951217 gene encoding uncharacterized protein, whose translation is MALTLSSLVTNVKSAFQSHSGSIRNTTVALLVFGLNAVVQSEDFFQCPPDNFVFYASCFFIIPALFLFIATIFLHSGFWDHVRGCCYYEVPYKRGAKRYCCCLFPRWPCSKALVEIVFQSSLSGFMWIFWALLQRDYYICAALGGTKAAKLINASAAQKLQIEADYANAGRNSQTAALLLLAGALLTGFVVVSVQRCCYQREFGTLPSPYQYKKLESEAAVEAFKLNMEKLAKGQGKRRADMYFATMNKKNPSDILKSAYENLVAVNKFDEAFPSLEDYQELQAQAAVTAFKERVQQEGKQKVELTFVDTTWREYEETDAFALVTSAHEAMAERYPRSTGDRTQPYVKEKTEEHGEVLHTLNSRGRVSNIEMF